The Acipenser ruthenus chromosome 25, fAciRut3.2 maternal haplotype, whole genome shotgun sequence genome has a window encoding:
- the LOC117971348 gene encoding tumor suppressor candidate 2-like — MGGSGSKSRGFWPFAGSGIGSDPANGGNEQTLSRLRGSRSCTPFVFTRRSSLYYDEDGDLAHEFYEETIVTKNGRKRAKLKKIQKNLIPQGMVKLDHPRIHVDFPVVLCEV; from the exons ATGGGTGGCAGCGGCTCCAAATCGCGTGGGTTCTGGCCTTTTGCTGGCTCCGGTATCGGTTCGGATCCAGCCAACGGTGGCAATGAACAGACACTGTCCAGGCTTCGGGGCAGCAGGTCGTGCACTCCCTTCGTGTTTACTAGAAGGAG CTCCCTGTATTACGATGAAGATGGAGACTTGGCCCACGAGTTCTACGAAGAGACAATCGTGACAAAGAATGGCAGGAAGAGAGCGAAACTGAAGAAGATTCAGAAGAATCTAATACCTCAG GGAATGGTGAAGCTGGATCACCCTCGGATCCACGTGGATTTCCCGGTCGTGCTCTGCGAGGTGTGA
- the LOC131701532 gene encoding hyaluronidase-2-like: protein MTKLSFRICLLLLAELWACCWGERLKLTSYPIFSQKPFALVWNAPTEDCRPRYGVTLNLKQFQVTASPNEGFVGQKLTIFYKDRLGLYPYHTEKGQPVNGGIPQLAHLGEHLAKMPEGMDKYIRDSQSSGLAVIDWEEWRPLWIRNWDTKDVYRNISRSMIAQKNPGWTKEQLNKMAQVEFEASAKEFMLQTLRMAKSLRPNQLWGYYLFPDCYNHDYKNSLKDYTGRCPDVEISRNDQLDWLWEESTALYPSIYMGTVLRSSESGRQFVRNRVKEAIRLASVGEGLARPVFVYTRPTYSNGLELLSQMDLVYTIGESAALGAAGLIFWGDATHASSSASCGVLRDTLQGTLGSYLLNVSMAAQLCSSSRCSLNGRCVRLNPNTNTYLHLNARSFQITQEEGSLKVKGELSSADKDDFRRDFICQCYSGYSGDSCVVQEAGARRGAALCMTPSIAALLAVLALQVLL from the exons aTGACGAAGCTGTCATTTAGAATTTGTCTCCTCCTGCTGGCGGAGCTCTGGGCATGCTGCTGGGGTGAAAGGTTGAAGCTGACCAGTTACCCCATCTTCTCTCAAAAGCCCTTTGCCTTGGTCTGGAATGCGCCCACTGAGGACTGCAGACCGCGGTACGGGGTGACGCTCAATTTAAAACAGTTCCAGGTCACGGCCTCACCCAACGAGGGCTTCGTGGGGCAGAAGCTCACCATCTTCTACAAGGACCGCTTGGGACTTTACCCCTATCACACCGAGAAAGGGCAGCCTGTCAACGGGGGGATACCCCAGCTCGCCCACCTCGGAGAACACCTGGCAAAGATGCCAGAAGGGATGGACAAATACATCCGAGATTCCCAGTCCAGCGGCCTGGCTGTGATCGACTGGGAGGAGTGGAGGCCCCTGTGGATCCGCAACTGGGACACCAAGGACGTTTACCGCAACATCTCGCGCTCCATGATCGCCCAGAAGAACCCGGGCTGGACCAAGGAACAGCTGAACAAGATGGCCCAAGTAGAGTTCGAAGCCTCTGCCAAGGAGTTCATGCTGCAGACCCTGAGGATGGCCAAGAGCCTGAGGCCCAACCAGCTCTGGGGCTACTATCTCTTCCCGGACTGCTACAACCACGACTACAAGAACAGCCTGAAGGACTACACTGGCCGCTGCCCCGACGTGGAGATCAGCCGCAACGACCAGCTGGACTGGCTGTGGGAGGAGAGCACAGCCCTCTACCCCTCCATCTACATGGGCACTGTGCTGCGCTCCAGCGAGTCCGGGCGCCAGTTTGTGCGCAACAGGGTCAAGGAGGCCATAAGGCTGGCATCTGTCGGGGAGGGGCTGGCACGGCCGGTCTTCGTTTACACACGGCCCACCTACTCTAACGGGCTGGAGCTGCTCTCTCAG ATGGACCTGGTCTATACCATTGGGGAGAGTGCAGCTCTGGGAGCTGCTGGACTTATCTTTTGGGGAGATGCAACTCATGCCAGCAGCTCT GCTAGCTGCGGGGTGCTGCGGGACACCTTGCAGGGGACGCTGGGGAGCTACCTGCTCAACGTGTCGATGGCGGCGCAGCTCTGCAGCAGCTCACGGTGCAGCCTGAACGGGCGCTGCGTGCGGCTCAACCCCAACACCAACACCTACCTGCACCTGAACGCCCGCAGCTTCCAGATCACACAGGAGGAGGGCAGCCTGAAGGTGAAGGGGGAGCTGAGCTCCGCTGACAAGGACGACTTCCGGAGGGACTTCATCTGCCAGTGCTACAGCGGCTACAGCGGGGACTCCTGCGTGGTTCAGGAGGCTGGGGCACGGAGGGGTGCTGCCCTCTGTATGACACCCTCTATCGCCGCCCTGCTGGCAGTGTTGGCTCTGCAGGTTCTCCTCTAG